The Kineothrix sp. MB12-C1 genome includes a window with the following:
- a CDS encoding DUF6903 family protein, which translates to MDKTMQLIGRVINIILFVTFLTMIIVGQKQTGYGNLLMMLGGLVGLLSLLYLYNKKYR; encoded by the coding sequence ATGGATAAAACAATGCAGTTAATAGGGAGAGTAATAAATATTATTTTGTTTGTCACTTTTTTGACGATGATTATAGTGGGACAAAAGCAGACAGGATACGGCAACCTGTTGATGATGCTTGGCGGCCTTGTCGGTTTGCTTTCACTTTTGTACCTTTACAATAAAAAGTACCGGTAA